A genomic segment from Salmo trutta unplaced genomic scaffold, fSalTru1.1, whole genome shotgun sequence encodes:
- the LOC115187656 gene encoding oxysterol-binding protein-related protein 3-like, with protein RTLVVCCSIQAIAQNSELRERLSNIHAESRCVPEPSTGLINLSGPLQKQDSTDGSHPLVHQASNESRASITESLSEFFDAQEVLLSASSSENEASDDDSYISDNVSDNISMDNFSNETERPNSGCEENGTLLRRRRSCLPSASPNTSNISLWNILKNNIGKDLSKVAMPVQLNEPLNTLQRLCEELEYSELLDRAANTQDPFERMVYVATFAVSGYASSYHRAGGKPFNPVLGETYECDRPDKGLRFIAEQVSHHPPISACHADSKNYIFWQDMRWKNKFWGKSMEIVPVGTTHVILPGFGDHYEWNKVTSCIHNILSGQRWIEHYGEISIRNTSTDICQCKVTFIKAKYWNSSVNEVEGTITDHKGKVIHRLFGKWNEGMYCGDPPSATCIWRANAMPADHEQYYGFTKFAMELNELDPSLKLLLPPTDTRLRLDQRLLEEGNVEAAEEQKQNIEQQQRDRRRVLEENTMTHQPTFFRKSKDDTWVSNNTYWDLRSDPGFAHLDCPVLW; from the exons AAGCAAGACTCCACCGATGGATCCCACCCCCTAGTTCACCAGGCATCCAATGAGAGCAGAGCGTCCATCACAGAGTCTCTGTCAGAGTTCTTCGATGCTCAGGAGGTTCTACTGTCTGCCAGCTCCTCAGAAAATGAG GCCTCTGATGATGACTCATACATCAGTGACAACGTCAGCGACAACATCTCCATGGACAACTTCAGCAACGAGACGGAGAGACCTAACTCGG GCTGTGAAGAGAACGGGACCCTTCTGAGAAGACGCAGGTCGTGCCTGCCGTCGGCCAGCCCTAACACCAGTAACATCAGTCTATGGAACATCCTTAAGAACAACATAGGGAAAGACCTCTCCAAG GTGGCTATGCCTGTTCAGCTGAACGAGCCCCTCAACACCCTGCAGAGACTGTGTGAGGAGCTGGAGTACAGCGAGCTGCTGGACAGAGCTGCTAACACACAGGACCCCTTTGAACGCATG GTGTACGTAGCCACGTTTGCAGTGTCGGGGTACGCGTCCAGCTACCACCGAGCGGGAGGGAAGCCCTTCAACCCGGTCCTGGGGGAGACCTACGAGTGTGACCGCCCCGACAAGGGCCTCCGATTTATAGCAGAACAG GTCAGCCATCACCCACCTATATCAGCATGCCACGCTGACTCTAAAAACTACATATTCTGGCAAG ACATGAGGTGGAAAAACAAGTTCTGGGGGAAGTCTATGGAAATAGTTCCTGTGGGCACCACCCATGTGATTCTGCCAGG GTTTGGTGACCACTATGAGTGGAACAAGGTAACGTCCTGCATCCACAACATCCTGAGTGGGCAGCGCTGGATAGAACACTACGGAGAGATCTCCATCAGGAACACCAGCACTGATATCTGCCAGTGTAAGGTCACCTTCATCAAG GCAAAGTACTGGAACTCAAGTGTTAACGAGGTGGAGGGCACCATCACAGACCACAAGGGGAAGGTCATCCACAGACTGTTTGGGAAGTGGAACGAGGGGATGTACTGTGGAGACCCACCCTCTGCCACCTGCATCTGGAGAGCCA atgCCATGCCGGCTGACCACGAGCAGTACTACGGCTTCACTAAGTTTGCTATGGAGCTCAATGAGCTGGACCCTTCACTGAAACTGCTGCTGCCTCCCACAGACACCCGGCTACGGCTCGACCagag gctGCTAGAGGAGGGCAACGTAGAGGCAGCAGAGGaacagaaacagaacatagaacagcagcagagagacagacgcagagtcCTGGAGGAAAACACCATGACACATCAACCCACATTCTTCAG GAAATCAAAGGATGACACCTGGGTTAGCAACAACACTTACTGGGACCTGAGGAGCGATCCAGGCTTTGCCCACCTGGACTGTCCAGTGTTGTGGTGA